The following are from one region of the Nicotiana tomentosiformis chromosome 7, ASM39032v3, whole genome shotgun sequence genome:
- the LOC108943280 gene encoding zinc finger BED domain-containing protein RICESLEEPER 2-like — MANGIGRCLREWGINKIFTITVDNASSNDVTVKELSKQLTKMGTNLMNGNHLHVRCMAHIMNLVVRDGLKESSVSIERVRHAVRYVRQSPARLKRFQECFDDEQLNCKKKRLCLDVPTRWNSTYLMLHKAIEFESAFSHYASSEIGLRHYLEHSYIEVGIPAANEDTVLSEMAKKMKENFDKYWGDRGKMSKIIFISCILDPRYKLESVGYALVKMFAEDPGATIQAEVEKYMTSLLSEYVKSSSKGVVLASSSDCSSLDTSTFGLSDSQVSTQNTGLLESLMQDIKKYKSGSGGVDTRTVLDKYFGEETEDDTKEFDVLL; from the exons ATGGCAAATGGTATTGGTAGGTGCTTACGTGAGTGGGGGATAAATAAGATCTTCACTATCACAGTTGATAATGCAAGCTCAAATGATGTGACAGTAAAAGAATTATCTAAGCAATTAACAAAAATGGGAACTAATTTGATGAACGGTAATCACCTTCACGTGAGATGTATGGCTCACATCATGAATCTTGTAGTCCGGGATGGTTTAAAAGAATCTTCAGTGTCTATTGAACGTGTTAGGCATGCAGTGAGATATGTTAGGCAGTCTCCTGCGAGGTTGAAGAGATTTCAAGAATGTTTTGATGATGAACAACTCAATTGTAAAAAAAAACGTTTATGCTTGGATgtaccaactaggtggaattccacctactTGATGTTGCACAAGgctattgaatttgaaagtgcaTTTTCACATTATGCTTCTAGTGAAATTGGCCTGAGACATTATCTTGAGCATTCTTATATTGAAGTTGGAATTCCTGCAG CAAATGAAGATACAGTTTTAAGTGAAATGGCAAAGAAGATGAAAGAAAATTTTGATAAGTATTGGGGTGATCGAGGGAAAATGAGCAAGATAATTTTCATCTCATGTATTTTGGATCCACGTTACAAGCTTGAATCAGTTGGCTATGCACTTGTAAAGATGTTTGCTGAAGATCCGGGGGCAACTATACAAGCAGAAGTGGAGAAGTACATGACTTCATTATTAAGTGAGTATGTAAAGTCCAGCTCAAAAGGTGTCGTGCTTGCTTCATCTTCAGATTGTTCTTCATTGGACACTTCTACTTTCGGGCTTTCCGACAGTCAAGTAAGCACCCAAAATACAGGACTTTTAGAATCACTCAtgcaagatataaaaaaatataaaagtgggagtGGAGGTGTGGATACTAGAACAGTGTTAGATAAATATTTTGGTGAAGAAACTGAGGATGACACTAAAGAATTTGATGTTCTTCTCTAG